The DNA segment AGCAATACTCTGGCAGAGAACACCGGGGTCAATAGGTCTCAACGTGGAAACGAGCCTTGTTCAGCAATGCCAGCCATACTGTATTCCAGTCCAAACCTCTTGCCCGACAGATGTCGGTGAAAGCCTCGATCACGCCGGTTTCCATACCTTTCAGTCCACAAATATATATAAAGCAGTTGTCGTCGGCCAGCATCGCCGCCACCTTGTCGGCCCTGGCCCGGATCAAATCCTGCACATACTGCCTGGGTTGATCAGGTAGACGCGAAAAAGCAAAGTTGATGTCGATGAATTCCTTCGGCAGCTCCTGCAACGGACCGAAATAAGGCAATTCGCCTGGCGTCCGGGCGCCGAAGAATAGCACCAGTTCACCTCCCTCCTTCTGGTCGATCCGGCGACGGCGCCGCTCGGTCATGGCACGCATCGGCGCGGAACCGGTACCCGTGCAGATCATCATGATCGAGGCGCCCGGGTGGTTGGGCATCAGGTAGCTCGCGCCATAGGGACCGGTGACCTGCACCTGGTCGCCCTTCTTGAGATCACAGACATAATTGGAGCAGACCCCGGTTACTGGGTTGCCTTCATGGTCCTCGGTAACACGCTTCACGGTCAGCGCCAGATTGTTGTAACCGGGGCGCTCGCCTTCGCGCGGACTGGCCACCGAATACATGCGTAGCAAGTGCGGTTTGCCGTTGGCGTCCAGCCCCGGCGGGGTAATGCCAATGGATTGGCCTTCCAGCACCGGGAACGGCGTCGTGCCGAAGTTCAGCACGATATGGCGAATGTCGCACGAGGCATCGCCGGCGGTCAGTCGCAAGTTCCCGGCTACCGTTGCCATCACCGGGTTGGCATTGGTGTATAGATTGACGTAGGGATGCGCCGCCGACCATGGGGCAAGGACCGGGCCACCCTGACCGGCAGTGGCAACTGAGGTAATACGTAGCACTTCGGTCGACACATCAGCGACATCCTTCCCGCCGTCGACTTCCATGTTGCCGCAGTCAGCCTGGTCGGGCAGGACGCTCCAGGACAACTGCTCTTCCAGAGTGTAGGGCTTGGCCTTGGGAACATTGCGAAAGTTTTCGATGGCGCCGGTCGGACACGGCCCCATGCAGGCGTTACATCCCTTGCACACGTCGAAGTTGACTACATAGTTGCGCGAATCGTGAGTAATCGCATGAACCGGGCACATCTCCTCGCAGGTGTTGCAGCGGATGCAGATTTCCGGATCGATGAGGTGCTGTCGGGCCAGTTCGTTCTGGGCTGCCGGTGCGTTCATTTTTTCTCGGTTTTGCCTCTTGTCGGCCAATAGTATTGATCAGTTGAAGCGAACGTACTCGAAGTCTATCGGCTTGTTGTTGATGCCGCGCGCTGGGGGTGAAATCCAGTTAGCATACTTACCGGCTTCCAGACAACTGCCCATCAGGGAATGTACATAGAGGCGGTCTTCCTCGGTGGGCAACCAGTTTTTGTGCTGGTGGGTCCACTCGGCTTCGTAAAGCAAACGGCCATCCGGGGCAGTATGCACGTCGGCGAACATGCCGATCTTGCGGTTAAAACCCTTGTGCGGCAGCACGAACCTGAAGTCGATGCCAAGCTTCTCCGGTACGCGGTTCCAGCGGTTGACTCCGGCTTGAATATCGGTCACCCAGTCGTCGCGCAGCCGCTCGTTGAGGGCGCTGAGGGCGGGCACGTGGCGAGAGAGAACCTTGTTGCCGGCGACATCCATGACTTCGTATTCGCTGTGGTCCAGCTTGTGGTCGTCGGCGATTTTTGCTTCCTCGAAGCGGCCCTTGAGGCCTGTGGTGTAATAGGTGGCGGCGTTGGAAGATATCTCGGCGCCATAGAGGTCGGAAGTGACGCTGAAATGGAAGTTCAGGTACTTCTGCAGGGTCGGCAGATCTATGACGCCGGCGGCGCGCAGCTTGGTCGGATCATCGGTCTTTAGTTGGTTCATTACTTCACAGGTGCGCTGAATGATGCGGCTGACGCCCTGTTCACCGACGAAGAGATGATGCGCTTCTTCGGTGAGCATGAATTTGCAGGTGCGGGCCAGCGGATCGAAAGCGGACTCGGCCAGAGAGGCAAGTTGAAATTTGCCGTCGCGGTCGGTGGCGAAGGTGAACATGAAAAAGGAGAGCCAGTCCGGCGTCTTCTCGTTGAAAGCGGTCAGGATGCGTGGATTGTCCGCGTCGCCAGAACGGCGTTCGAGCAGCGCCTCGCCTTCCTCGCGGCCGTCGCGGCCGAAGTGGGCGTGCAGCAGATAGACCATGGCCCACAGATGACGGCCTTCTTCGACATTCACCTGGAACAGATTGCGCAGGTCGTAGAGGGAAGGCGCAGTCAGGCCGAGGTGACGCTGCTGCTCGACCGAAGCCGGCTCGGTGTCGCCCTGGGTGACGATGATGCGGCGCAGGGTGGAGCGGTATTCGCCCGGCACTTCCTGCCACACGTCGTCGCCCTTGTGATCGCCGAAGGTGATCTTCTTGTTTTCCTCGCTTGGGGTGAGGAAGATGCCCCAGCGGTACTCGGGCATCTTGACATAGTCGAAGTTAGCCCAGCCGTTGGCTTCCACACTGACGGCGGTGCGCAGGTAAACGTCATAGTTGGTGGAGTTGTCCGGTCCCATCTCGCTCCACCAGTTCAGATAGGAAGGCTGCCAGTGCTCCAGGGCGCGCTGCAAAGTCTTGTTGCTGGAGAGTTCCACGTTGTTGGGAATCCGCTCGTTGTAATCGATTGTCATTGTCTTGCCTCCAAAATCGGTGCCGGTGCCAGGTGCATAGCGGTCAAGCCTCCTTGAAACTGTTGTCTACACGCGCTGCCAGTCGAACTGGGGCTTCTTGCCGCTGCCGAACAACTTCAGCGCACCGTTGGTGCCGACGGCGTTGGGGCGGATGAAAATCCAGTTCTGCCAGGCCGACAGACGGCCGAAGACGCGGGTATTCATGGTCTCGACGGGGCCAAAGCGCAGGTTGGCCTCCAGTCCGGTCAGTGCGTCCGGTGACAGTGCGGCGCGCTCCTCGATGGCCATGCGGATCTCGTCGGCCCAGTCGAGTTCGTCCGGAGCAGCTGTAATCAGGCCGAGGGCGACGGCATCCCGCGGGTTCAAGGCCTTGCCGAGGCTTGACTTGACCGCCTCGATCAGCGCCTCTTCCTGATAAAAGCGGGCATCGATGCGGGACAGGCTGTTTGCCATCGGCAAGGGGCCGAAGTTCATGGCCGACACGGCGAGCGTATTGACGCCAGAGCCATCGGTGGCGTCGAGCATGTACGAGCGGTCAGCAGCCAGAGCGAGTTCAAGCAGAGAGCCGACGAAGCAGGAACCCGGATCAATGACGGCGTACAAGCTGCGGGAGGTCACGTCGAGGCGAGCGAGAGTACGGCGCATGAAGCCGATAACTTCCCGGACGAACCAGTTGGACCGGTGGGCAACGATAGTGGCGTCGGTGTCAAGTACGACCTGTGCGTCGCCCTCGGTTTTCAACAACCACAGGCCAATTTGCTGTTCATTGGTGCGCAGATTGAGGATTGCATCATCCAGTTCACGGGTCATCTGCAGCGGCCACCAATTGATACCCGCCGCCAGGATTTCAGTTTCATTTTTGGCGATAACGGCCTTCGGCGCTCTGACTGTCAGGGTAGCGACTCGGGAATTGCGGTCAATCCTTACATCGACGAATTCATAGTGGTAACCGGCGCTATCGATAGTGCGCTTGAGCGGGGTCAGAGTGACTCCCTTGCTGTCGGTCGGCCGGTCGCTCTGTTCCGCCAACTCCTGTGCGCGTTGGGCAATGCGCTCGCTGAACTGCTGCTGCTTGACGACCTCGTCCACCAGTCGCCAATCAACGGCACGCTGGCCACGAACGCCTTCCTGGATGGTGCAGAAAATGTCAGCGCGGTCCCGGCGGACCTTGCGCTTGTCTGTAACGCGGGTAAGGCCACCGGTACCCGGTAGAACGCCCAGAAGCGGCACTTCAGGCAAACTGACGGAAGAATTGCGGTCATCGATGAGGAAAATCTCGTCACAGGCCAAGGCCAGTTCATAGCCGCCGCCAGCAGTTGCGCCATTGCAGGCCGCGAGGAATTTGAGGCCAGAATACTTGCTGGAGTCCTCGATGCCGTTGCGGGTTTCGTTGGTGAATTTGCAGAAATTCACCTTCCAGGCATGAGACGAGACCCCCAGCATATAAATGTTGGCACCAGAGCAGAAAATCTTCGGCTTGCCACTGGTCAACACTACTGTGCGAATTTCAGGATGCTCGAAGCGAATGCGTTGCAGAGCATCGTGTAATTCGATGTCCACCCCCAGGTCATAGGAATTGAGCTTGAGTTTGTAGCCTGGACGGATACCGCCGTCTTCGTTTATGTCAAGGGTCAGCGTGGCTACAGGGCCTTTGTAGCTCACCTTCCAGTGCTTGTAGGTGGTCGGATCCACCTGGTAATCGATCCGTTCCAATATCTGAAACTCGGCTTGAATCGCAGCGTTCATTTGTTGACTCCTCTTTGGTTATGCCAAACGCTCAGCAACTGCCTGAGCCGGGTAAAGGATTCCTCTTCTGTCGCATCTGAGGTCTCTAACGACGTGTCGGCTTTACTGTAGAGATCCTCTCGGGCCTCCAGAATGTGGTGCAAATCTTCCATGGCATCCTCGTTGCCGGCCATCGGACGCAGGTCGCCTTGGGCAATGACGCGAGCCATATGATCCTCGGGGCGTGCCTTCAACCACACGGTGAAACAGTTTGACAACAACTGGTCGTACGTCTCGGCCTGGGAAACAATGCCACCGCCTATGGCGAACACTGCCTGCTCGAATTGTTTGAGGACACGTTCAAAAGTGCGTTTTTCCAGGCGGCGATATCCCGACTGGCCATAGAGGGAGAAAAGTTCGCTCGCCGGCATGCCGGTATCTCGTTCAACTTCCGCTGCCAATTCGACAAAGGGCACGCCCATTTCCTTGGCCAGACGCCTGCCAAGGGTGGTCTTGCCGGCGCCGCGCAGACCGATAAGCGCTATGCGGTTGCGGCGCTTGGCCTCCTCATAACCAAATTCGCGCATCAGACGGAAGACCACTTCTTCCAGACGATGCTGCGGTAAACGCTCCAGAAAACGGCGGATGAGGCGCTGTTCAATGTTGTCTTCTGATTCGGAAGACAGCAACTCGACCAAGGACACGTTGAGTGTCTTGGCTATGCGACGCAGCAGCACGATGGAAACATTCCCCTCACCCATTTCCAGATGCGCCAAGTGTCGCTCGGAGACTTTCGCATCCCGTGCCACCAACTTACGTGTCATACCGTTGCGCCCGCGCATTTCTCGCACTCGGCGCCCGATAGACAAAAGAAAGTCCGCATCGTCGGTCAATTCGTTATGACCTGGCTGGCTTTCCTTCACTTCCTGAGTTATCGCTTGCTGCGTCATGATCGGCTCAAATCCAAATAAATCGCAATAAGTGTGTGCAGTATAGTACCGCAGTATTTTTTGTGTCAAGCACTTTATTTCTTGTTATACAAAAATAGTATACATTTATTATTTAATATAATAATATTTATCAATGTGTTATATAAATTAATATTTATTTGCTCGCTATGCAAAAAAGCATTATAGTGCTTGACATGGTAAATTACATTAGTAATATATTACTTATCCGCGCGTGCAATATGTACAAGAGAGCAGCACTTCTCAATACCAAGGAGTTCCCTTTGAAGCTTGCAAATTACATTTGTAGCCGTTGGCAGAATGGTTCCGCCCCCGACATTGCGTTGACCGATCCCGTTACCAACGAGATATTGGCAACTGCCTCTTCGAATGGCATCGATATCGCCAGCGGCTTGAACTACGCCCGTACTGTCGGTGGTACCGCGCTACGCACGTTAAGCTATGCTGAACGCGCCGAACTGCTTGGCAGGATCGCCGAATTGTTTGCCACCAAGCGCGGCGAGTACTTTGATATCTCGCAAAAAAATTCCGGTGCTACTGAAGGCGATGCCTCCTTTGACGTCGACGGCGCGATATACACCATCAAGACCTTCGCCCGCGCAGGCAAAACCTTGGGCAACGCCCGCTACCTCATCGACGGTGCCACTATCCCCTTGGCCAAGACCGACGTTTTCCAGGGGCAGCATTACATGGTGCCGCTCTCCGGCGCCGCCATTTTCATCAACGCCTTCAACTTCCCAGCTTGGGGTTTGTGGGAAAAGGCCGCACCGGCACTGCTTGCCGGCATGCCTGTATTCGTCAAACCGGCAACGCCAACCGCTTGGCTGGCCCAACGCATGGTTGCCGACGTCGTTGAGGCCGGCATCCTGCCGCCCGGCGCACTCTCCATTATCTGCGGCTCCGCGCGCGACGTTCTCGATCACGTACAAGAATGCGACGTTGTTTCCTTTACCGGTTCGGCCGGCGTCGCCGCCCACGTGCGGGCACATCCTGTCGTGATTGCCAATTCGGTGCGGGTCAATATCGAGGCCGACAGCGTAAACTCCGCCATTCTCGGCCCTGATGGCACCCAAGATACACCTGTCTTCAACTTGCTGGTCAAGGAAGTCGTCCGCGAAATGACCATCAAGACTGGCCAGAAGTGCACTGCCATCCGACGCATTATGGTTCCCAAGGCCATTGCGACCAGACTGGGTGAAGCCATAGCAGCCGGGCTGGCCGACTACACAGTGGGCAATCCGCGCAATCCGGCGGTCCGCGTCGGCCCCCTGGTCAGCACCACCCAGCGCGACGATGCCCTTGCGGGCTTGGCCAGGTTGAAAAGCGAATGCACGGTACTCTTCGGCGGCGACAGCAATTTCATGTCGGTCGACGCGGAAGGTTCCACCGCCTTCCTGCAGCCAACCCTGCTCTACTGCGACCGCGGTCTGGCTGCCGAACATGTTCATGACATCGAAGTTTTTGGCCCGGTCGCCACTATCGTGCCTTACACCGATACTGCTGAAGCCATCGCCATCATCCGCCGCGGCAAAGGCTCCCTTGTAGCTTCAGTCTTCTCGGACGATATCGACTTCACTGGCACCGTCACCCTCGGCATTGCCGACTTGCATGGCCGCATACTGGTTGTCGATAACGCCGTCGGTAGCGGTCACACCGGCCACGGCAACGTGGTGCCTACTTGCCTGCACGGCGGCGGCGGGCGCGCGGGTGGCGGCGAGGAACTGGGTGGCTTGCGTGGCCTGGCCTTCTACCATCGCCGCATGGTGCTACAGGGGCCCAAAACCCTCATCGATGCCTTCAAGGCCAATGGTGTCGATGCCGTCCTGCTCAACGCCTGATCCGATCCGAAACAAAAAACAAACGCATCCCACCCACAAACGACAGAGACGAACATGACAAAACAGGACGTCACCGAGATGATCGCCCAAGTCACCCGCAGAATTGCCGGCCTGCCGATCGATGCCGCGCTGGGCGATCTGTTGAACCGGGAATTCCCGACCGACGGTCAGCTGTTCAAGGCCATCCAGGCAGCCTGCGCCGAAGGTGTGGCAGCTGGCTGGATGTGCCAGCAGGAATATGGCGGCATCAAGTTCGGCCGTGTCGTAAAACCCTGCCCGGAACTGCATGACTTCAGCATCGATGTCGTTGACATGGCCGAAGTCATTGGCCCACATCACCGTCACCCATTGGGCGAAATCGACATGATCATGCCGCTCGAAGGCAATGCCAGATTCGACGGCCACGGCGCTGGCTGGTTGGTCTATGGTCCGGACAGCGCGCACAAGCCGACCGTGTCCGGCGGCCGTGCCTACGTCCTGTATTTATTGCCGGAAGGAGCGATCGAATTTACCCGCCAGTAAATCCTGTACCAGCCGCTCTCACACCCTTCACAGGGTAGGATGCCTTTATTGGCTATCGCAATGAAGTCCGCATCCTGGATTGACCATGGTTACCAGTAAACAACAAATACCCGTTTCCCTCACTGTGCCACCGACATCGTTTTTTAATCATGAAATACCGATTTGCGCAATGGGTTCGCGTTACCCACAACCGAAAGAGATAACGAAATGAGCGCTTATCAATGCGGAGCCTGCTACTACCCCTACGAAGAAGAATTCGGACTGCCGGACGAAGGCATCGCTCCGAATACCCGGTGGAAGGACGTGCCGGAAAACTTCATCTGCCCCGAGTGCGGTACGCCCAAGAGCGGCTTCATCAACTGGATCAAGGACTGATGTCATGACGGCACTGGCGACCTCCGTGCGGGTTCTCGTCGTCGGGGCCGGCGCCATGGGCAGCGGCATCGCCCATGTTGCCGCCCGGGCCGGACACAGCGTCTACCTCTTCGACCAGAACGCGGAAGCCGTCGATAAGGGCAAGGTCGGCATCGACAAGGATCTGCGTTTCCTGGTGAACAAGGGCAAACTGTCAGAGGCCGACTACCAGACCATCCTGGCGCGCGTCATTCCGGTCACCCGGCTCGAGGATGCTGCCGACGCAGGCTTGGCCATCGAAGCCATCATCGAGAACCTGACGGCGAAACAGGAACTCTTCGCCCAACTGGAAAAACTGCTGTCGGCGGAGGCGATCCTCGCTACCAACACCTCCTCTCTATCCATCACGGCCATGGCCGCCAACCTGGCGCAGTCGCAACGCCTGGCCGGCCTGCACTTCTTCAACCCTGCCCCGCGCATGGCGCTAGTCGAAATTGTCAGTGGTCTGGCCACCGACCCGGCCATCGCCGACTGTCTCTACGCCACGGCCCGGGCCTGGGGCAAGGTACCGGTCCATGCCAAATCGACGCCGGGCTTCATTGTCAATCGCGTCGCCCGCCCCTACTACGCCGAAGCCCTACGGGTGCTCGGCGAACAGGCCGCCACCCCTGCCACCCTCGATGCTCTGTTGCGCGATAGCTGTCGCTTCCCCATGGGCCCCTTCGAACTCATGGACATGATTGGCCATGACATCAACTTCGCCGTCACCCGTTCCGTATACGACGCCTATTTCGGTGATAAGCGCTTCGTACCCTCACTCATCCAGCAGGAACTTGTTCTCGCCGGCCGGCTCGGCCGCAAGACTGGACAAGGCTTCTTCGCCTATGGCGACAATACCGTCAAACCAGCGCCGGATATGCTGGCTGCAATGCCTGCCCCCGCCAAAGTGGTGATTGCCGGTGACCTCGGACCCGCCGCTGCCCTAGCCCAGCGCCTGGAAACAGCAGGAGTCGTCATTGAGTATCAGCAAGGAAACGGCTGCCTGCAAGTCGGCGGAGCCACCCTGGCGCTCTCCGATGGGCGCCCGGCAACGATTCGCACCGCCGCTGAAAACATTCCAGATCTTGTGCTTTTCGACCTGGCTTTCGATTACGCCACCACCACCCGTTTGGCGGTAACCCGCGCCGACCAGTGCTCCGACGCCGCCTTCGCTGCAGCTGTCGGCACTCTGCAAGCAACCGGCATCGCTGTTTCTCAACTCGACGACGTTGCCGGCATCATCGCGCTACGCACTGTCTGCATGCTCGCCAATGAGGGTGCCGATGCGGTCAGTCAGGGCATCGCCTCTGCGGCGGATGTGAATGCTGCGATGACAAGCGGAACCAACTATCCCCTGGGCCCACTGGCCTGGGCTGAGAAACTCGGCTTCGCCCGTGTCGTTCGTATCCTGGAAAACCTCCACGCCCATTATGGTGAGGAACGCTATCGTCTCTCCCCTTGGTTGCGCCGCAGGGCCGTCCGCTAAGGAGTCTTTCATGTACCAGACACTTGAAATCGAAAAAAATGGCCGCGTAGCCACCCTCTGGATGAACCGGCCTGAGGTATTCAACGCCTGCAATGAACAACTCGTGACTGATCTCAGCGCCGCATGCAAGGAACTCGATATCGACAACTCAGTGCGCATCGTCGTTCTCGCCGGTCGCGGCAAGCATTTCTCAGCCGGCGCCGATGTCAATTGGCTAAAACGCGCTTCACAGTTCAGCGCCGAAGAAAGCCTTGCGGACGCCCGCAGGTTCGCCAGCATGTTGCGCACGCTGGCCGAGATGAGCAAGCCCACCATCGCCCGCATCCAGGGTGTTGCCCTGGGTGGCGGCACCGGCCTGACAGCTGCCTGCGACATGGCGATAGCCTCCGATACCGCGGTTTTCGCCACATCCGAGGTCAAGTTCGGCATAATTCCCTCGGCCATTAGCCCCTATGTGCTACGCGCCATCGGTCCGCGCCAGGCGCTGCGCTATTTTCAGAGTGGCGAACGCATCTCGGCCCAGCGTGCCCTTGCCATCGGGCTGGTCAATGAAGTGGTACCGGCCCCCGAACTGGATGCCAAGGTCGCAGAATTGGCCGAATCGCTCATTCTCGCAGGCCCCAAGGCGCAGCAGGCAGCCAAGAATCTGGTACGCACTGTCACCGGTCGCCCCATTGACGCC comes from the Georgfuchsia toluolica genome and includes:
- a CDS encoding helix-turn-helix transcriptional regulator, translated to MTQQAITQEVKESQPGHNELTDDADFLLSIGRRVREMRGRNGMTRKLVARDAKVSERHLAHLEMGEGNVSIVLLRRIAKTLNVSLVELLSSESEDNIEQRLIRRFLERLPQHRLEEVVFRLMREFGYEEAKRRNRIALIGLRGAGKTTLGRRLAKEMGVPFVELAAEVERDTGMPASELFSLYGQSGYRRLEKRTFERVLKQFEQAVFAIGGGIVSQAETYDQLLSNCFTVWLKARPEDHMARVIAQGDLRPMAGNEDAMEDLHHILEAREDLYSKADTSLETSDATEEESFTRLRQLLSVWHNQRGVNK
- the boxB gene encoding benzoyl-CoA 2,3-epoxidase subunit BoxB — its product is MTIDYNERIPNNVELSSNKTLQRALEHWQPSYLNWWSEMGPDNSTNYDVYLRTAVSVEANGWANFDYVKMPEYRWGIFLTPSEENKKITFGDHKGDDVWQEVPGEYRSTLRRIIVTQGDTEPASVEQQRHLGLTAPSLYDLRNLFQVNVEEGRHLWAMVYLLHAHFGRDGREEGEALLERRSGDADNPRILTAFNEKTPDWLSFFMFTFATDRDGKFQLASLAESAFDPLARTCKFMLTEEAHHLFVGEQGVSRIIQRTCEVMNQLKTDDPTKLRAAGVIDLPTLQKYLNFHFSVTSDLYGAEISSNAATYYTTGLKGRFEEAKIADDHKLDHSEYEVMDVAGNKVLSRHVPALSALNERLRDDWVTDIQAGVNRWNRVPEKLGIDFRFVLPHKGFNRKIGMFADVHTAPDGRLLYEAEWTHQHKNWLPTEEDRLYVHSLMGSCLEAGKYANWISPPARGINNKPIDFEYVRFN
- a CDS encoding enoyl-CoA hydratase/isomerase family protein, with amino-acid sequence MYQTLEIEKNGRVATLWMNRPEVFNACNEQLVTDLSAACKELDIDNSVRIVVLAGRGKHFSAGADVNWLKRASQFSAEESLADARRFASMLRTLAEMSKPTIARIQGVALGGGTGLTAACDMAIASDTAVFATSEVKFGIIPSAISPYVLRAIGPRQALRYFQSGERISAQRALAIGLVNEVVPAPELDAKVAELAESLILAGPKAQQAAKNLVRTVTGRPIDATLSEETAQGFARQRATVEAKEGITAFLDKRQPAWLG
- a CDS encoding DUF4863 family protein; this translates as MTKQDVTEMIAQVTRRIAGLPIDAALGDLLNREFPTDGQLFKAIQAACAEGVAAGWMCQQEYGGIKFGRVVKPCPELHDFSIDVVDMAEVIGPHHRHPLGEIDMIMPLEGNARFDGHGAGWLVYGPDSAHKPTVSGGRAYVLYLLPEGAIEFTRQ
- the boxC gene encoding 2,3-epoxybenzoyl-CoA dihydrolase, with product MNAAIQAEFQILERIDYQVDPTTYKHWKVSYKGPVATLTLDINEDGGIRPGYKLKLNSYDLGVDIELHDALQRIRFEHPEIRTVVLTSGKPKIFCSGANIYMLGVSSHAWKVNFCKFTNETRNGIEDSSKYSGLKFLAACNGATAGGGYELALACDEIFLIDDRNSSVSLPEVPLLGVLPGTGGLTRVTDKRKVRRDRADIFCTIQEGVRGQRAVDWRLVDEVVKQQQFSERIAQRAQELAEQSDRPTDSKGVTLTPLKRTIDSAGYHYEFVDVRIDRNSRVATLTVRAPKAVIAKNETEILAAGINWWPLQMTRELDDAILNLRTNEQQIGLWLLKTEGDAQVVLDTDATIVAHRSNWFVREVIGFMRRTLARLDVTSRSLYAVIDPGSCFVGSLLELALAADRSYMLDATDGSGVNTLAVSAMNFGPLPMANSLSRIDARFYQEEALIEAVKSSLGKALNPRDAVALGLITAAPDELDWADEIRMAIEERAALSPDALTGLEANLRFGPVETMNTRVFGRLSAWQNWIFIRPNAVGTNGALKLFGSGKKPQFDWQRV
- a CDS encoding rubredoxin; its protein translation is MSAYQCGACYYPYEEEFGLPDEGIAPNTRWKDVPENFICPECGTPKSGFINWIKD
- a CDS encoding 3,4-dehydroadipyl-CoA semialdehyde dehydrogenase, with the translated sequence MKLANYICSRWQNGSAPDIALTDPVTNEILATASSNGIDIASGLNYARTVGGTALRTLSYAERAELLGRIAELFATKRGEYFDISQKNSGATEGDASFDVDGAIYTIKTFARAGKTLGNARYLIDGATIPLAKTDVFQGQHYMVPLSGAAIFINAFNFPAWGLWEKAAPALLAGMPVFVKPATPTAWLAQRMVADVVEAGILPPGALSIICGSARDVLDHVQECDVVSFTGSAGVAAHVRAHPVVIANSVRVNIEADSVNSAILGPDGTQDTPVFNLLVKEVVREMTIKTGQKCTAIRRIMVPKAIATRLGEAIAAGLADYTVGNPRNPAVRVGPLVSTTQRDDALAGLARLKSECTVLFGGDSNFMSVDAEGSTAFLQPTLLYCDRGLAAEHVHDIEVFGPVATIVPYTDTAEAIAIIRRGKGSLVASVFSDDIDFTGTVTLGIADLHGRILVVDNAVGSGHTGHGNVVPTCLHGGGGRAGGGEELGGLRGLAFYHRRMVLQGPKTLIDAFKANGVDAVLLNA
- the boxA gene encoding benzoyl-CoA 2,3-epoxidase subunit BoxA — its product is MNAPAAQNELARQHLIDPEICIRCNTCEEMCPVHAITHDSRNYVVNFDVCKGCNACMGPCPTGAIENFRNVPKAKPYTLEEQLSWSVLPDQADCGNMEVDGGKDVADVSTEVLRITSVATAGQGGPVLAPWSAAHPYVNLYTNANPVMATVAGNLRLTAGDASCDIRHIVLNFGTTPFPVLEGQSIGITPPGLDANGKPHLLRMYSVASPREGERPGYNNLALTVKRVTEDHEGNPVTGVCSNYVCDLKKGDQVQVTGPYGASYLMPNHPGASIMMICTGTGSAPMRAMTERRRRRIDQKEGGELVLFFGARTPGELPYFGPLQELPKEFIDINFAFSRLPDQPRQYVQDLIRARADKVAAMLADDNCFIYICGLKGMETGVIEAFTDICRARGLDWNTVWLALLNKARFHVETY
- the paaH gene encoding 3-hydroxyacyl-CoA dehydrogenase PaaH; the encoded protein is MTALATSVRVLVVGAGAMGSGIAHVAARAGHSVYLFDQNAEAVDKGKVGIDKDLRFLVNKGKLSEADYQTILARVIPVTRLEDAADAGLAIEAIIENLTAKQELFAQLEKLLSAEAILATNTSSLSITAMAANLAQSQRLAGLHFFNPAPRMALVEIVSGLATDPAIADCLYATARAWGKVPVHAKSTPGFIVNRVARPYYAEALRVLGEQAATPATLDALLRDSCRFPMGPFELMDMIGHDINFAVTRSVYDAYFGDKRFVPSLIQQELVLAGRLGRKTGQGFFAYGDNTVKPAPDMLAAMPAPAKVVIAGDLGPAAALAQRLETAGVVIEYQQGNGCLQVGGATLALSDGRPATIRTAAENIPDLVLFDLAFDYATTTRLAVTRADQCSDAAFAAAVGTLQATGIAVSQLDDVAGIIALRTVCMLANEGADAVSQGIASAADVNAAMTSGTNYPLGPLAWAEKLGFARVVRILENLHAHYGEERYRLSPWLRRRAVR